In Neodiprion virginianus isolate iyNeoVirg1 chromosome 6, iyNeoVirg1.1, whole genome shotgun sequence, the genomic window CAATCCCTCGATGGATGCAGACACCGGCGGTCACGCATTTCTTTCGTTTGGTGTTTTGCATGTACGTCGGGTTTACTCTGCCTCCCGTGTTATATGTAAGAATCATATCTTACGCATTTTTGATTACGGAATTGATACTCCTCGGTTTGTATGTCAACTTTTTCTGCTCCATCGCAATACAATTCTCGATTTCGTCAGATTAGGTATACGCTAGTTAGGCCTACCTTAAATTTGAAACGTCGAGGGCGGAGGGGGAATATCCAATGAAAacatgaggctgaagttagtaatgtTGACGTAACGAAAgatcagagaaaaaattattattgcgcatttttagaataattttcgttgtaaaattggctttgcaaaatatgagtacattttatttatcatggtttattaaatttcaaacattgcTAAATTTCGAAACATTCCTTTGTCAAGTACCAAATTTTCATGTCAAGGGAGTCGTGTGATATGGGCTCACCTGGGACATAATACAATACTGCACAGGAAGATGGGGATATTAATGTTAACACACAGTCCAAATAATTGCcgttttttcgttcaatttattacacgtCAAGATATTACATTTATTATGTTCATAGTCCTAGTCCTACGGAAATAGTAGTCAGCCTGTCTTCTTGAAtttacatgatttttttctgttctcttTTTGTATACTTTTGGATTTGCTAATGACAGTTTGGCCTGTTAATGTACCACAATTGACCGATCGtctcttttattattttacgacTGAGGACGGTAAGATAATTAAGAGAAACGGAATAATGTACAGTACAACTTCTATCTTTGTGAGAAATTGGAACCAGGGATTGTTGAAGTGATGAACGAATGAGTGTCTTTCTCGCTACAACCCTTCTAGCCATCTCAACTCCAAAGCTTTCCTCCCCATTTGTTCGTGAGTTTGAGCTCTGCCACCGACTGACGATATGGATCTACAATTATCTACAATGACAGGAGTTGTACCGTTCATAATGAGGCGATTCCGACAAATCGTGCCATCGCATCACACATCTTATTACACATTATTATGCTTGCtacatttatttatagatttaaaacatttttttagtcGTTTTagtttcgtgaaatttttttggtttctttcaTTTCCGTTTCCTTATTTTTTGAAAGCACATAACACTTATATAGTTGGTAtgtttttcattgtttacTGAACTTGTAACGATCGAAAGATCGATACAACATTGGCTAAGCTTGACCACGGTCACAAATTCTATACGAAACACATCAAGATCGtttaaagagagagagagagacaaggTCACAATAAGGTTACAAACGAATGAGCTTATGGGGACCGTTGAACGTAATATCTGAggtaaaaaaacatttttcgcCAATGTTGACAGagtttactttttcttcttattgttcgtttttctcatctttttttttaactgcaAGATAATCCCCAGGTAAAAACGCGGTGTGTGGAAAAAAACGAATGCCACGCAGTTTAATTAGGTACTTCTCAAACTAAGCTATTATATCCCTCACATTTATAAAACACGAGTTTATGACTCGAATCAGGTTTTGCGCTATACAAGAGCAAAActtaaacttgaaaattcatattctatagttataaaaaacaaaaaaacctaACATCAGATTCGCGTCGACTGTTCTATGTAAATTGATGATAATAAATCGGCAGATAGTAGCTAAGAGGtagtattcatttttttacggtttttgtttttacttttcctTATCCTTAGtgtttatatttcaaaaaaatatctttcctCATTAATTTTTCCGACCACCGCGCCTCTTCATAGAAGACGTACACTGCGGACAATACCATTTTCCTTTCGGTGGCGCAGAAATTCCGACACACGGGTAATGAAACCATTCAAACGGACACTGAAACAAATGTTGCAAATAATTATCAATCGAAGTAAATATGGGAGGAAAACCCTGCGTACTGCATctgtttttataaataatacatagaGCAAATGTAAGCATGTTAACGCTTGATACTCACATCCTGGTTATCGCAAGCAACCATGTCGCCGTAAGACACTTGATTGCATATGCAATATCTCGGCTCGTTCGGGTCGTACGGCCAATCTGTATTATCTGCATCTGTCACTGTTGCTGTAGCCGTTACTCCAGGGGGAGACACGGGTTGTTGAACTGCCGCTGGTATCACACTGGTACTAGGTACTGTAGTATTAACTTTTCTGCAAGCGAAGAAACACTAGTGAGTTCTGTCGGTGGAGATAAAAATACAGGAAAATCTGGTTTTCTTTGATCATTGTACCCCGAAGTCTTATTTGGCTAATTGAATTCTTCTCTTTCAAAGTATACATACTTTTTATGTTTCTTGGTGGTTTCTTGAATGGCAGCTATAGCAGTCTGCGCAGCACCAGCTAATTCCCTACTAAATTCAGCCGCGTGAACACCTCCGGTATTAATGGCTTCATAGCTCGCCTTAAGACTGGCGGTTCGCCGTCCCTGCTGCATTTGTTGCGTTGCAGCAATTGCCTGCGATGCAGCAGCAGCTATCGCGTTACCACCAGCGCCAATATGCCCTAAACCGTAATTGACCGGACCAACTGTACTAGCTATTGCCGTCGGCGCGGACGGCAGAGTAGTTGCAATTATTGGACCAGAATTTGCCGAGGCTGGTCGTGATTCTGGAAGACTTtgcgacgatttttcaatcactaATCGTTTTTCTACCGATACCGAGGACGCGTTGGAGTCTCTCCGTTTCTCCGACCGTGCTGCAATTAAAAGTATCAATAAATACCAGATTGAACAGAAATTTACTTGAAGAACCGTTTATGACAGCAGATCACAAGTACTTGAAAGTATCATTGgggaaaatttataatctGTTAGCACTTGAGTCCCGGTAGCTAAGGGGAGTCCAAGTAAAATTGGTTCATTGCACGTTTTCTTAGCAAGATTTCTCTGTGATTGTGACGAAGTTTTGAACTTTCGctagataaaatataaactatCATCAATGTAAACTGTTTTGAATTAGATGACCTGGTTCACaactcattttatttttttcaagtttccaaACAGACGTAgcaattttaagaaaatatgataatttgAACAGTAAAGTGAAATGTGAATATTCTGCAGCTGAcatgtttttgaaattcgatttagAAATTGAGAATATACAGTAGcgctcaaaagtattttgacaaaGATAGTAATTCAGTTAATTACATACAAgtaaaaactacaaaaataaataatattattgatcGAAAGAAATTCGATGTTCTACAtaactgttaaaaattaactCTCGATTGCTcgaaaataaagtgaaaacaaagaaaagtaagaaaaacgaTTGATCAAAGAAGTTAcaaatttcatattatcaaaatagTTTCGAGCGCTACTGTATCATTATTGACGACCATAATTGACGATTTACACTCACAATGTCCGTGACTGTCCCGAGTTCTAGTAGAAGTAAAACTATAACGATTCTCTTTTTGACTACTGTTGGTTGGCGGTTGATCCAATTCTAAGGATCGTTTTTCtaatatttctgtaattccTTTGTTGTCAGCCTCAAGTTccattttaaatttatgaagCTCTTGGTCAAGTCGCCTCAAGTATCTATCCACCAAATCGTACATCTGATTAGCTAAGTGCACTTTTTCATCGGCATCTTCTAAAGTTTTGTAATAGTCTTTTCGTATCGTTTCATATTCCGCCTCCTTGTCACTTGGCTTCATTTTCTTGGCGTTTGAAAAGAAGGTTTTCACCTTTTTCTCCAGGCTATCCATCGAGTCTACAAAGTTTACAACAGATTATTGAAACTACGAAGACAATCGTGGTAGAATGACTCGGTTCTTGCGCTGTATCCCATAATCTTTTACATTATGACACGCAGAGTAACAGGGTTTGTACGCTTTTCGGAATatgaaattccctgacttttccaggTATTCCCACTTGGAAATAGGAATTTTCCAGTAACCTTTCAACAAAAAAGACGCTGATtaatgacaatatttttacaaattaataCTAATACCTTCAATATATTACCTAGTAACTATCTTACTCTCTGACtatcaatttacaaacaacagcctgcaattttccataagaagaaaatgaaaaacggttTGGTATCAAGTAATATATATAGAATGTACGAAGTGGTGCaaggaaacaaaattttaagcGCAATTATTTTGTCTCAAGATGAGTAGTACTTTGTAGAAGAACGAGCTTAGTCCTTCGACAGACTTGAAATTCCAatcttgttttcaaaattctctaACTTTTCCTTCCATATTTTCCTGgtgcgtacgaaccctgagtaatatagaaaataaaatagtatACTTTGCACTCCCAGGTCCATTTCTCTCATCTCAGTGAATCTGTCGCGCAGCTCCTGCGGAAGATGTTCGATCACTAGAAAAAGTAAGCGGAGTTGGAGTTTCGAGGCAACATAACCAAACGGTGGTTCAAATAAAATGGGTGAAAATTGTATGAAAAGCAAAGTTGGaggaaagaaatcgatttatACGGGACTGAAACATCCCTGATACATTGTCGGAATTAATAGTAGTGCAAAACTTGTGGGTAGTGAGATTGGCTTGATGTACTAAACGTCCGAATAACATCAGCCTAACCTACAAAAGGCTAAATAATTCGCGTCTAATACAATCAAATAAGATGACGGTGTCGATGTCGGGCTAAAAgaagacgaaaattttccatgAATAACGAACACGCGAAACTACAACGCGATATTGACGGGGTCTTAATTTTTACGAGGATATTTGTCAGGCTCGTCGAGGCCGAATGCCTTCGTTAAGGTTAGTAGGTCCCTTGTAAGTTCGGGCTTGTGCTGTCGTCTCCGATTTTACGTACTTTCGACGTAATCTTCAAGATACAGCATCCTTTCGAGCCGACGTACAGTTCCTGGATCCTGGGTCTACGGTTGTTTTACTATTTTCGAAACTGAGGTGCTGACCACGGACTcggaaatttattatatctcAGCAGTCGACGGGAAGCGTGTTTACGGCGACTTGATTGCGTGCTGCACCCAAAAACATTCACCCATTCATActggtaattttatttattcttgtaGGATAAGCGATTCATCACTATTTCTGCCAACGATTATATTGATTCTTTTTCCATCTGCCGGTGACTTCCCTTCATCAATTTTAcagacgtaaaaaaaatattcactgcTAATATATCTCTGCCTAGCGACGACGCGCAGATCTTGTCTGTCCGTCGGATCCTGACCTCCATCTTGAAAAACACGAGTCAGGATATCAGGGGCGGATAGATTCAGGGTCGTATTCGTCGCTACTCAGAACCCCGTGATTGCATTGTTCAAAATTCGGCCTTGACTACGTTCTGATCAATTCTTTATCCctgaagtaaaaattcattaaactCGCGCGAAGAATCAGCTACATGAATGATAGTCAAGATACCAATCTTAGAGGCACAGgcatacatattttttgttagGTAAAACAAAATGATTCGACGTAGCCCAACACGGATCGACCTGAAGCTCGATGATTTGCTGGAATTCGAGGCTATAAGGAAAGAAcgggaaaataaaaaggagGCGGAGAAGCAGCCAGGATTCAATCCGCCAGCTTGGGGCAAAATTCCACCAACTGAGTTACAGGAGCGTATTGGTTACGTTCCACCACCGTCGCAAGCTCCCTCACTT contains:
- the LOC124307160 gene encoding inhibitor of growth protein 3 isoform X2; this encodes MDSLEKKVKTFFSNAKKMKPSDKEAEYETIRKDYYKTLEDADEKVHLANQMYDLVDRYLRRLDQELHKFKMELEADNKGITEILEKRSLELDQPPTNSSQKENRYSFTSTRTRDSHGHSRSEKRRDSNASSVSVEKRLVIEKSSQSLPESRPASANSGPIIATTLPSAPTAIASTVGPVNYGLGHIGAGGNAIAAAASQAIAATQQMQQGRRTASLKASYEAINTGGVHAAEFSRELAGAAQTAIAAIQETTKKHKKKVNTTVPSTSVIPAAVQQPVSPPGVTATATVTDADNTDWPYDPNEPRYCICNQVSYGDMVACDNQDCPFEWFHYPCVGISAPPKGKWYCPQCTSSMKRRGGRKN
- the LOC124307160 gene encoding inhibitor of growth protein 3 isoform X1; protein product: MLYLEDYVEMIEHLPQELRDRFTEMREMDLGVQNSMDSLEKKVKTFFSNAKKMKPSDKEAEYETIRKDYYKTLEDADEKVHLANQMYDLVDRYLRRLDQELHKFKMELEADNKGITEILEKRSLELDQPPTNSSQKENRYSFTSTRTRDSHGHSRSEKRRDSNASSVSVEKRLVIEKSSQSLPESRPASANSGPIIATTLPSAPTAIASTVGPVNYGLGHIGAGGNAIAAAASQAIAATQQMQQGRRTASLKASYEAINTGGVHAAEFSRELAGAAQTAIAAIQETTKKHKKKVNTTVPSTSVIPAAVQQPVSPPGVTATATVTDADNTDWPYDPNEPRYCICNQVSYGDMVACDNQDCPFEWFHYPCVGISAPPKGKWYCPQCTSSMKRRGGRKN